A genomic region of Marinobacter sp. NP-4(2019) contains the following coding sequences:
- the groES gene encoding co-chaperone GroES — protein sequence MKIRPLHDRVVVRRKEEEEKTAGGIVLPGNAKEKPSQGEVIAVGNGRVLDNGETRALAVKVGDTVVFGQYAGNTVKVDGEELLIMSENDIYGVLE from the coding sequence ATGAAAATTCGTCCGCTACACGATCGTGTTGTCGTGCGCCGTAAGGAAGAAGAAGAGAAAACCGCAGGTGGCATCGTGCTGCCGGGTAATGCCAAAGAGAAGCCATCCCAGGGTGAGGTGATCGCCGTTGGTAATGGCCGGGTTCTCGATAATGGCGAAACCCGTGCTCTGGCGGTCAAGGTGGGTGACACCGTGGTTTTCGGTCAGTACGCCGGTAATACCGTAAAGGTTGACGGTGAAGAGCTCCTGATTATGAGCGAGAACGACATCTACGGCGTGCTTGAGTGA
- a CDS encoding FxsA family protein, with amino-acid sequence MSVFLFLFIVMPIAEMAVLIKVGGMIGVLNTIGLVLLTAVVGAWLLRQQGLATLLRANQRLNSGELPAKEVAEGLVLAVGGALLLTPGFITDTIGFLCLIPGTRHWFVAQVLKRLVVSSQTRSFHFQAGSGQGPFGNGENPFGRQRPFDRDDNGDIIDGEYRDETERDHDRIEKK; translated from the coding sequence TTGTCCGTGTTCCTGTTTCTTTTTATTGTCATGCCCATTGCCGAGATGGCGGTGCTGATCAAGGTCGGTGGCATGATCGGGGTGTTGAATACCATCGGGCTGGTCCTGTTAACGGCGGTGGTTGGTGCCTGGCTGTTGCGTCAGCAGGGGCTGGCGACGTTGTTGCGGGCGAACCAGCGGCTGAACAGTGGGGAACTGCCGGCCAAGGAGGTAGCCGAGGGGCTGGTGCTGGCGGTTGGTGGTGCGCTGCTGCTGACGCCGGGCTTTATCACTGACACGATCGGATTCCTCTGCCTGATTCCCGGTACGCGACACTGGTTTGTCGCCCAGGTACTTAAGCGGCTGGTGGTGTCCAGTCAGACCCGTAGCTTTCACTTCCAGGCTGGCAGCGGTCAGGGGCCGTTTGGTAACGGTGAGAACCCCTTTGGTCGGCAACGTCCGTTCGACCGGGACGACAATGGCGACATCATTGATGGTGAGTATCGGGACGAAACCGAACGGGACCACGATCGCATCGAAAAAAAGTAA